A genomic region of Xanthomonas fragariae contains the following coding sequences:
- a CDS encoding glycosyltransferase, producing the protein MPTCKPRHFAQALDSVLAQTYTALELVICDDNANGAIEAMLASRLADAPFPIRYHRNASRLGELGSTIKGIGLAQGEYVKFLHDDVLQPDCVAQLVAAMEHSPDAALASSRRRRIDDDSAPLPDILATCFPFAEDVVIDGPELVSFLADHTINLIGEPSCVLCRRADLVALGSELMSLNGKPIYWVGGLAIYVKLLRHGNLVLLSSPLTHLRASGAQCSQADPDQPGSGDWGHEDLRQGICQLGWRRESGDNRLVSVAPLSSHKARVFKSVDLVNALMQSAGTAERVSPPTWLGVRHPTAIQRTLIEARLQAHAGGPRIAVMLIDSNGDAAAVAATQASLTAVACYQNQQTWVVGACAQQVSDHGERGVLISADGLAATLNQLVATQESIDWVLLVDAGTLFTASGLLMLALYILVLPDDCQAVYADEVVALDNAQLGLAMRPTLYLDMLVSAPSTMSRHWLFRHRMLLADGGFPAGQGDAFELGYQLGLVQRYGLACVRHIAEPLLVASANTRHGDEDEQQAISRHLAARGYVNAVVHSAGPGRHAVDYRHTQQPMVSILVLVDGRLPQVQRCLESVLANTAYPHYELLLLDRADSTQPELRDWLAGIDNLGMQQIRVLRLDDEPSREAACNAAAEQARGDMLLWLAAGAAAMKADWLAQLLNHALRPEVGAVAGKLLRGDGTVHHAGLLLGLGAPAARAFEGAAFDESGYLQRLQLDQNYSALSGQCLMLPRQLFLDAGGFEQEPALAQWSDVDLCLRLQQAGYLNVFAARAQLVIDPPEPAPASALDEETMYARWLPVMANDPAYNPGFSLDPGAGFTLADPRASWRPLQSWRPLPMVIALPADIEGCGHYRVIQPLRALREAGIVEGVLFNGYLEISELARQDPDVVILQRQVGEPRLEAMRRMKALSRAFKVYELDDYLPNLPLKSVHREHMPKDILKTVRRGLSFVDRFVVSTSALAEAFAGLHSDIRVAENRLPAHWWKALPERSAHRGRRPRIGWAGGASHTGDLEVIADVVRELANEVEWVFMGMYPFALRQHIHQFQPGVRIDRYPEALAALDLDLALAPVEQNLFNACKSNLRLLEYGACGYPVIASDVRCYQGNLPVTLVKNRYRDWIGAIRDHLADPPAAAEKGAALREVVRRDWMLTGHNLERWQGAWLPG; encoded by the coding sequence ATGCCGACCTGCAAGCCGCGCCACTTCGCGCAGGCGCTCGACAGCGTGTTGGCGCAGACCTACACCGCGTTGGAGTTGGTGATCTGCGACGACAACGCTAACGGCGCCATCGAAGCGATGTTGGCGTCCAGGCTGGCGGACGCGCCATTCCCGATCCGCTACCACCGCAATGCATCCCGGCTCGGCGAACTCGGCAGCACCATCAAAGGCATCGGGTTGGCACAGGGCGAGTACGTCAAATTCCTGCACGACGACGTGCTGCAGCCTGACTGCGTTGCGCAGTTGGTTGCGGCGATGGAGCACAGCCCTGACGCCGCGTTGGCGTCCTCGCGGCGGCGGCGCATCGACGATGACAGTGCGCCGTTGCCGGACATCCTGGCCACCTGCTTCCCGTTTGCCGAGGATGTAGTGATCGACGGGCCTGAGTTGGTGTCGTTTCTGGCCGACCACACCATCAACCTCATCGGCGAGCCGAGCTGTGTGTTGTGTCGGCGTGCCGACTTGGTGGCGCTGGGCAGCGAGCTGATGTCTTTGAACGGCAAGCCGATCTATTGGGTCGGCGGCTTGGCGATCTACGTCAAGCTGCTGCGCCACGGCAATCTGGTCTTGCTGTCCAGTCCGCTCACGCACTTGCGCGCGTCCGGCGCGCAATGCAGTCAGGCCGATCCCGATCAGCCAGGCAGCGGCGATTGGGGCCATGAAGATTTGCGCCAGGGCATCTGCCAGCTCGGGTGGCGACGCGAGAGTGGCGACAACCGCCTAGTGAGCGTCGCACCGCTTAGCTCGCACAAGGCGCGGGTGTTCAAGTCGGTGGATCTGGTCAATGCGTTGATGCAAAGCGCCGGGACGGCCGAGCGTGTGTCGCCGCCCACCTGGTTGGGCGTACGCCATCCGACAGCGATCCAGCGCACGTTGATCGAAGCCCGCTTGCAGGCGCATGCCGGCGGCCCGCGCATTGCGGTGATGCTCATCGACAGCAACGGCGATGCGGCAGCCGTGGCTGCTACACAAGCCAGCTTGACGGCGGTGGCGTGTTATCAGAACCAGCAGACCTGGGTGGTCGGCGCCTGTGCGCAGCAGGTTTCCGACCACGGCGAGCGCGGCGTACTGATCAGCGCAGATGGCTTGGCGGCAACGCTCAACCAGTTAGTCGCCACACAAGAGTCGATCGACTGGGTGCTGCTGGTCGACGCTGGCACACTCTTCACCGCCAGCGGCTTGCTGATGCTGGCACTGTACATACTCGTGCTGCCAGACGATTGCCAGGCGGTCTATGCAGACGAAGTGGTGGCGTTGGACAACGCGCAGCTGGGGCTGGCGATGCGGCCGACGCTGTATCTGGACATGTTGGTGAGCGCGCCATCCACGATGTCGCGGCACTGGTTGTTCCGGCACCGCATGTTGTTGGCCGATGGCGGTTTTCCGGCCGGCCAGGGCGATGCCTTCGAGCTCGGCTACCAACTTGGCCTGGTCCAACGTTACGGCCTGGCATGCGTTCGACATATCGCCGAACCATTACTGGTCGCATCGGCCAACACGCGGCACGGCGACGAGGACGAACAGCAGGCCATCTCGCGCCATCTCGCTGCGCGTGGCTACGTGAACGCGGTGGTGCACAGTGCCGGACCCGGCCGGCATGCGGTGGACTATCGCCATACGCAGCAGCCCATGGTCAGCATTCTGGTGCTGGTCGATGGCCGCCTGCCGCAGGTGCAGCGCTGCCTGGAAAGCGTGCTGGCCAACACTGCCTACCCGCATTACGAATTGCTGCTACTGGACCGCGCAGACAGCACCCAGCCGGAACTGCGCGACTGGTTGGCGGGTATCGACAACTTAGGCATGCAGCAGATCCGCGTGCTGCGCTTGGACGATGAGCCTTCGCGCGAGGCGGCCTGCAATGCGGCGGCTGAGCAAGCACGTGGTGACATGCTGCTGTGGCTGGCGGCGGGTGCGGCAGCCATGAAGGCCGATTGGCTGGCGCAACTGCTCAACCACGCGCTGCGCCCGGAGGTCGGTGCGGTGGCCGGCAAGCTGCTGCGGGGCGATGGGACCGTGCATCACGCCGGCTTGCTGCTGGGCCTTGGGGCACCGGCAGCGCGCGCGTTCGAAGGCGCTGCGTTCGACGAATCCGGCTATCTGCAGCGCCTGCAACTCGATCAGAACTACAGCGCGCTCAGTGGCCAATGCCTGATGCTGCCGCGTCAGTTGTTTCTGGACGCCGGTGGCTTTGAGCAGGAACCAGCGTTGGCGCAGTGGAGCGATGTCGACCTGTGCCTGCGCCTGCAGCAGGCTGGCTATCTCAATGTGTTTGCAGCGCGCGCGCAGCTGGTGATCGACCCGCCGGAACCCGCGCCGGCCAGCGCGCTCGACGAAGAAACGATGTACGCGCGTTGGCTGCCGGTGATGGCCAACGACCCGGCCTATAACCCGGGCTTTTCGCTGGACCCCGGTGCGGGCTTCACCCTAGCCGACCCGCGTGCCAGTTGGCGGCCGCTGCAATCCTGGCGGCCGCTGCCGATGGTCATCGCCTTGCCCGCCGACATCGAAGGCTGCGGGCACTATCGGGTGATCCAGCCGCTGCGGGCATTGCGCGAGGCCGGGATAGTCGAGGGCGTGCTGTTCAACGGCTATCTGGAGATCAGCGAGCTGGCGCGCCAGGATCCCGACGTGGTCATCCTGCAGCGCCAAGTCGGCGAGCCGCGGCTGGAAGCGATGCGGCGGATGAAGGCGTTGTCGCGCGCGTTCAAGGTCTACGAGCTGGACGACTACTTGCCCAACCTGCCGCTGAAAAGTGTTCACCGCGAGCACATGCCCAAGGACATTCTCAAAACGGTGCGCCGCGGGCTGAGTTTTGTGGACCGCTTCGTGGTGTCTACATCGGCGCTGGCCGAGGCGTTTGCCGGTTTGCATAGCGATATCCGCGTGGCCGAAAACCGCCTGCCCGCCCATTGGTGGAAGGCCCTGCCGGAACGTTCGGCGCACCGTGGTCGGCGTCCGCGCATCGGCTGGGCCGGCGGTGCCAGCCACACCGGCGATCTGGAAGTGATCGCCGATGTCGTGCGCGAACTGGCTAACGAGGTCGAATGGGTATTCATGGGCATGTACCCGTTCGCACTGCGCCAGCACATCCACCAGTTCCAGCCCGGAGTGCGGATCGATCGCTACCCGGAAGCATTAGCTGCGTTGGATCTGGATCTGGCCCTGGCGCCGGTGGAGCAAAACCTCTTCAACGCATGCAAGAGCAATCTGCGCCTGCTGGAATACGGCGCCTGCGGCTACCCGGTGATCGCCAGCGACGTGCGCTGCTACCAAGGCAACCTACCGGTGACCCTGGTAAAGAACCGTTACCGCGATTGGATCGGCGCGATCCGTGATCACTTAGCCGACCCTCCCGCGGCGGCGGAGAAAGGTGCGGCGCTGCGGGAGGTGGTTCGCCGCGATTGGATGCTGACCGGCCATAATCTGGAGCGCTGGCAGGGGGCTTGGTTGCCGGGTTAG
- the fliE gene encoding flagellar hook-basal body complex protein FliE, with translation MSDSVTSILSQIRSYQTQMGQGPMRTVGDAARGNQIQGLAGTQGTPATQAPSFSETLRGAIGGVNEAQQKSGALAKAFEMGDPSADLARVMVASQQSQVAFRATVEVRNRLVQAYQDVMNMPL, from the coding sequence ATGAGCGACTCCGTTACCTCCATCCTCTCGCAGATCCGCAGCTACCAGACGCAGATGGGCCAAGGCCCGATGCGCACGGTGGGCGATGCGGCGCGCGGCAACCAGATCCAGGGACTGGCCGGCACGCAGGGAACGCCGGCCACGCAGGCGCCCAGCTTCAGCGAGACCTTGCGCGGTGCCATCGGCGGCGTCAACGAGGCCCAGCAAAAGTCCGGCGCACTGGCCAAAGCATTCGAAATGGGCGACCCCAGCGCCGATCTGGCACGGGTGATGGTCGCCTCCCAGCAATCCCAGGTGGCCTTCCGCGCCACCGTGGAAGTCCGCAACCGTCTCGTCCAGGCTTATCAGGACGTCATGAACATGCCACTGTAA
- the fliF gene encoding flagellar basal-body MS-ring/collar protein FliF, with protein MALAITKENMNQNAEKAGQWFDRVRSLQITRKLTMMTMIALAVAAGLAVFFWSQTPGYQALYTGLDEKGNAEAADLLRTAQIPFKIDQSTAAITVPQDRLYDARLKLAGSGLTGKETGGGFELMEKDPGFGVSQFVENARYQHALETELARTISTLRPVLEARVHLAIPKPSAFTRQREVASASVVLELRGGQGLERNQVDAIVNLVASSIPDMTPERVTVVDQSGRMLSIADPNSDAAQHAAQFEQVRRQESSYNQRIRELLEPMTGAGRVNPEVSVDMDFSVIEEARELYNGEPAKLRSEQVNDSSTSAGGGPQGPPGATSNSPGQPPAPAANATAGAPGTPAANGQAAAPATPTESSKSATRNYELDRTLQHTRQPAGRIKRVSVAVLLDNVPRPGAKGKMVEQPLTAAELTRIEGLVKQAVGFDAARGDTVSVMNAPFVREAVAGEEGPKWWEDPRVQSGLRLLIGAVVVLALLFGVVRPTLRQLTGVTVVKDKQGKASKDGAPQSAGVRMLDKDDDLIPRLEEDTAQLGQDRKVPIALPDAYEERMRVAREAVKADSKRVAQVVKGWVASEA; from the coding sequence ATGGCTCTCGCGATCACCAAAGAAAACATGAACCAGAACGCCGAAAAGGCGGGGCAATGGTTCGACCGTGTCCGAAGCCTGCAAATCACCCGCAAGCTGACCATGATGACGATGATCGCCCTGGCGGTGGCTGCCGGTTTGGCGGTGTTCTTCTGGTCGCAGACGCCGGGCTACCAGGCCCTGTACACCGGCCTGGACGAAAAGGGCAATGCCGAAGCGGCCGACCTGCTGCGCACCGCGCAGATCCCGTTCAAGATCGACCAGAGCACCGCTGCCATTACCGTGCCACAAGACCGGCTGTACGACGCCCGCCTGAAGCTGGCCGGCTCCGGCCTGACCGGCAAGGAGACCGGCGGTGGCTTCGAGCTGATGGAAAAAGACCCGGGCTTCGGCGTCAGCCAGTTCGTGGAGAACGCCCGCTACCAGCACGCACTGGAAACCGAGCTGGCTCGCACCATCAGCACCTTGCGTCCGGTGCTCGAGGCCCGTGTGCATCTGGCCATTCCCAAACCCAGCGCTTTCACCCGCCAGCGTGAGGTTGCCAGCGCCTCGGTGGTGCTGGAATTGCGTGGCGGCCAGGGCCTGGAGCGCAATCAGGTCGATGCGATCGTCAATCTGGTCGCCTCCAGCATCCCGGACATGACCCCCGAGCGCGTGACCGTGGTCGACCAGAGCGGCCGCATGCTCTCGATCGCCGACCCCAACAGCGATGCCGCCCAGCACGCCGCCCAGTTCGAACAGGTGCGCCGCCAGGAAAGCTCCTACAACCAACGTATCCGCGAGCTGCTCGAGCCGATGACCGGGGCCGGCCGGGTCAATCCGGAAGTCAGCGTGGACATGGATTTCTCCGTAATCGAGGAAGCCCGCGAGCTATACAACGGCGAGCCGGCCAAGCTGCGCAGCGAGCAGGTCAACGACAGCAGCACCAGCGCCGGCGGCGGCCCGCAAGGCCCCCCGGGCGCCACCAGCAATAGCCCCGGCCAGCCGCCGGCTCCGGCTGCTAATGCCACCGCTGGCGCACCGGGCACGCCGGCCGCCAACGGCCAGGCCGCCGCACCCGCCACGCCGACCGAAAGTTCCAAGAGCGCCACCCGCAATTACGAATTGGACCGCACCTTGCAACACACCCGCCAACCGGCCGGCCGCATCAAGCGGGTGTCGGTGGCAGTGCTGCTGGACAACGTGCCGCGCCCCGGTGCCAAGGGCAAGATGGTCGAACAACCGCTCACCGCCGCCGAGCTCACTCGCATCGAGGGACTTGTCAAGCAGGCAGTGGGGTTCGACGCGGCACGTGGCGACACGGTGTCGGTGATGAATGCCCCGTTCGTACGTGAAGCGGTGGCCGGCGAAGAAGGCCCGAAGTGGTGGGAAGACCCGCGTGTGCAGAGCGGTCTGCGCCTGCTGATCGGTGCGGTGGTGGTGCTGGCGCTGCTGTTCGGTGTGGTGCGCCCCACCTTGCGTCAGCTCACCGGCGTGACCGTGGTCAAGGACAAGCAAGGTAAGGCTAGCAAGGATGGTGCTCCCCAGAGCGCCGGCGTGCGGATGCTCGATAAAGACGATGACCTGATTCCCCGCCTGGAAGAGGACACCGCCCAGCTCGGTCAGGATCGCAAGGTTCCGATCGCCCTGCCGGACGCTTACGAAGAGCGCATGCGCGTGGCGCGCGAGGCAGTGAAAGCCGATTCAAAACGTGTTGCACAAGTCGTGAAGGGATGGGTCGCCAGTGAAGCCTGA